A genomic window from Butyricicoccus intestinisimiae includes:
- a CDS encoding RNA-guided endonuclease InsQ/TnpB family protein, translated as MLKCFKTEINPTDEQKVRINKTIGTCRYIYNFYLGYNKELHNKGEKFMTGKSFSVWLNNEYIPNNPDKVWIKEVSSKAVKKSIEDGCTAFIRFFKHQSAFPNFKKKGKSDVKMYFVRGNPKGLACERHRIKIPTLGWVRIKEKGYIPTTKDGWKIKSGTVSIKAGRYYVSVLVEIPDINIANNSNNGIGIDLGLKDLAVVSDGKIYKNINKSARAKKLEKKLCREQRCLSRKYENLKKGESTQKNIQKQKLKVQKLYHKIDNIRTDYINKTIAEIVKIKPSYIAIEDLNVSGMMKNRHLSKAVASQKFYEFRTKLKAKCDANGIELRVVDRWYPSSKMCHCCGAIKKDLKLSDRMYRCDCGYIEDRDFNASLNLRDAVTYEVA; from the coding sequence TTGCTAAAGTGCTTCAAGACAGAAATAAACCCGACAGATGAACAGAAAGTCAGAATCAACAAAACTATTGGTACTTGCAGATACATCTATAACTTCTATCTTGGATACAACAAAGAGCTGCATAATAAAGGCGAAAAGTTTATGACTGGAAAAAGCTTTAGCGTGTGGCTCAATAATGAATATATTCCTAATAATCCTGATAAAGTATGGATCAAAGAAGTATCTTCAAAAGCCGTAAAGAAGTCTATTGAAGATGGTTGCACTGCTTTTATAAGATTTTTTAAACATCAGAGTGCTTTTCCTAATTTCAAAAAGAAAGGCAAATCAGATGTAAAAATGTATTTTGTAAGGGGTAATCCAAAGGGTTTAGCTTGCGAGAGACATAGAATAAAAATACCGACTTTAGGTTGGGTACGCATTAAAGAAAAAGGTTACATCCCCACAACTAAAGATGGATGGAAGATAAAAAGCGGTACCGTATCCATTAAAGCAGGTAGATACTATGTATCTGTTCTTGTGGAAATTCCAGACATAAATATTGCTAACAACAGTAATAATGGTATTGGAATAGACTTAGGCTTGAAGGATTTGGCAGTTGTTTCTGACGGTAAGATATATAAAAACATCAATAAGTCAGCAAGAGCCAAGAAATTAGAAAAGAAATTGTGTAGAGAACAAAGATGTCTCTCACGTAAGTATGAGAATTTAAAGAAAGGAGAGTCCACTCAGAAAAATATACAAAAACAAAAGCTTAAGGTACAGAAACTTTATCATAAGATAGACAATATCCGTACTGATTATATCAATAAGACAATAGCTGAGATAGTGAAAATCAAGCCATCTTATATAGCTATTGAAGATTTGAATGTATCAGGAATGATGAAGAACAGACATCTTTCAAAAGCTGTTGCATCGCAGAAGTTTTATGAATTTAGAACCAAGTTAAAAGCTAAATGTGATGCTAATGGTATTGAGTTAAGAGTTGTAGACAGATGGTATCCATCATCTAAGATGTGTCACTGCTGCGGTGCTATCAAGAAAGAT
- a CDS encoding IS607 family transposase: MTNYKPKDFAELLGVSVKTLQRWDREGILKANRTPTNRRYYTYDQYLQFKGINIENDNRQTVIYARVSTRNQKDNLQNQVAFLRQFCNAKGIIVDQCIEDYGSGLNYNRKKWNQLLDEVMEQKIKTIIVTHKDRFIRFGYDWFEKFCMKFNTAIVVVNNEDLSPQEELVQDIVSILHVFSCRLYGLRKYKKQIEGDEEIAKVLQDRNKPDR, translated from the coding sequence ATCACTAACTATAAGCCAAAAGATTTTGCTGAATTATTAGGTGTTTCTGTCAAGACGTTACAACGTTGGGATAGAGAAGGAATTCTAAAAGCAAATCGAACTCCAACTAATAGGCGTTATTACACTTACGACCAATATCTTCAATTTAAGGGTATAAACATAGAAAACGATAATCGCCAAACTGTTATTTATGCCAGAGTATCTACAAGAAATCAAAAAGATAATTTGCAAAACCAAGTAGCTTTTTTACGACAGTTTTGCAATGCTAAAGGTATTATTGTAGATCAATGTATTGAGGATTACGGAAGTGGTCTTAATTACAATCGTAAGAAGTGGAATCAATTATTAGATGAAGTCATGGAACAAAAAATTAAAACCATCATAGTCACACACAAAGATAGATTTATCAGATTTGGTTATGATTGGTTTGAAAAATTCTGTATGAAGTTCAATACAGCCATAGTGGTAGTGAACAACGAAGACCTATCACCGCAAGAAGAACTAGTACAGGATATTGTATCCATACTCCACGTTTTCTCTTGTAGATTGTATGGACTTCGTAAGTACAAAAAACAAATAGAAGGAGATGAGGAAATTGCTAAAGTGCTTCAAGACAGAAATAAACCCGACAGATGA